From the Microbacterium sp. W4I4 genome, one window contains:
- a CDS encoding DUF4956 domain-containing protein yields the protein MSLAIAIITDLIAITVLAYVLYFRRHRRRDLLLSYIALNIGVLAVTIALSSVEVGIGLGIGLFGILSIIRLRSDQITQQEIAYYFVSLVLGLIAGLRPVPEWITPVLSGLIVLAMFVVDGRWTARRARRRTVTLDRAYLDEGELEQVLRDTFDTASVRFEVLELDLVRETTVVDVRYQAAKSTSLRPDHVQTSSLVSAPASPAPQSGLPARVPAPAPFATPPRPPLPARGTAPAPAPVDASARHHVSA from the coding sequence ATGTCTCTGGCCATCGCCATCATCACCGATCTCATCGCCATAACCGTCCTGGCCTACGTGCTGTACTTCCGACGGCACCGGCGGCGCGACCTGCTGCTGTCGTACATCGCACTCAACATCGGTGTGCTCGCGGTGACGATCGCGCTGAGCTCGGTGGAGGTCGGAATCGGTCTGGGCATCGGGCTCTTCGGCATCCTCTCGATCATCCGCCTGCGCTCGGATCAGATCACCCAGCAGGAGATCGCGTACTACTTCGTGTCGCTCGTGCTCGGCCTGATCGCCGGGCTCCGGCCCGTGCCGGAGTGGATCACTCCGGTGCTGTCCGGGCTGATCGTGCTCGCGATGTTCGTCGTGGACGGCCGCTGGACCGCCCGTCGTGCCCGCCGACGCACGGTGACCCTGGATCGCGCCTATCTCGACGAGGGCGAGCTCGAGCAGGTGCTGCGCGACACGTTCGATACGGCATCCGTGCGCTTCGAGGTGCTGGAGCTGGATCTGGTGCGCGAGACGACCGTCGTTGACGTCCGCTATCAGGCGGCGAAGAGCACGTCGCTGCGGCCCGACCACGTGCAGACCTCCTCGCTCGTGTCCGCGCCCGCTTCCCCCGCCCCGCAGTCGGGTCTGCCCGCGCGCGTCCCCGCACCCGCCCCCTTCGCGACGCCGCCCCGGCCCCCGTTGCCGGCACGGGGAACGGCACCCGCACCGGCACCGGTCGACGCATCCGCTCGACACCACGTATCGGCATGA
- a CDS encoding cell wall metabolism sensor histidine kinase WalK has product MAVAAVFALALAGAAGWFVAGRALTPIREVQETAAGIDGSDLARRIDVVGTDDVAQLAVTFNGMLDRVQSAFDGQRRFLDDAGHELRTPITVIRGHLELMGEDPTEREQTLRLVDDELRRMSRLVDDLILLARAERPDFLMTDVVDVADLVVETLAKASALAERTWSIDAIPEGIVQADGQRLTQALLQLISNAVEHTSGGDPIAIGGRLDETHLLLWVRDGGDGVPYAEQSHIFERFARGASGARRPGSGLGLAIVARIAAAHGGTVGVDSRPGHGATFTLDLPVRPVEEPS; this is encoded by the coding sequence ATGGCGGTCGCGGCGGTGTTCGCCCTCGCCCTGGCGGGAGCCGCGGGGTGGTTCGTCGCGGGCCGGGCGCTCACACCGATCCGTGAGGTGCAGGAGACCGCCGCCGGAATCGACGGCAGCGACCTCGCGCGCCGCATCGACGTCGTCGGCACGGACGACGTCGCCCAGCTGGCGGTGACCTTCAACGGGATGCTGGACCGCGTGCAGTCCGCGTTCGACGGCCAGCGGCGCTTCCTCGACGACGCCGGTCATGAGCTGCGCACGCCGATCACCGTCATCCGAGGGCATCTCGAGCTGATGGGCGAGGACCCGACCGAACGCGAGCAGACGCTGCGGCTGGTCGACGACGAGCTGCGACGGATGTCCCGCCTCGTCGACGATCTGATCCTGCTCGCGCGTGCAGAGCGTCCGGACTTCCTGATGACGGATGTCGTCGATGTCGCCGATCTGGTCGTCGAGACCCTGGCGAAGGCTTCCGCTCTGGCCGAGCGCACCTGGTCGATCGATGCGATCCCCGAGGGCATCGTGCAAGCCGACGGGCAGCGCCTCACACAGGCGCTCCTGCAGCTCATCTCGAATGCGGTGGAGCACACGTCCGGCGGCGATCCCATCGCGATCGGCGGGCGGCTCGACGAGACGCACCTGCTGCTCTGGGTGCGCGACGGCGGCGACGGAGTCCCGTATGCCGAGCAGTCGCACATCTTCGAGCGCTTCGCGCGCGGCGCGTCCGGCGCCCGCCGCCCCGGCAGCGGCCTGGGGCTGGCGATCGTCGCCCGCATCGCCGCGGCACACGGCGGCACGGTCGGCGTCGACTCCCGGCCTGGGCACGGAGCCACCTTCACGCTCGACCTGCCGGTCCGCCCTGTCGAGGAGCCCTCATGA
- a CDS encoding response regulator transcription factor — protein MNRILLAEDEDRIASFIVKGLRSNGFRSETVVNGNDAVEFARSGEFDLMILDIGLPGLDGFSVLRRLRAERVEIPIIILTARDAVEDTVAGLSGGADDYMHKPFAFDELLARIRLRLTAPSATESTVLKAGDLTLDLRTRRARIGDLDVELTTREFTLLETFLRHPDEVLTRQQLLSRVWEFDFDPGSNVVDVYIRYLRGKLGADRFETVRGAGYRLRANM, from the coding sequence ATGAATCGCATCCTGCTCGCCGAGGACGAGGATCGCATCGCATCCTTCATCGTGAAGGGCCTGCGCTCGAACGGGTTCCGGTCGGAGACCGTCGTGAACGGCAATGACGCAGTGGAGTTCGCCCGCTCGGGCGAGTTCGATCTGATGATCCTCGACATCGGACTGCCCGGGCTCGATGGATTCAGCGTGCTGCGCCGGCTGCGTGCCGAGCGGGTGGAGATCCCGATCATCATCCTCACCGCTCGCGATGCTGTCGAGGACACCGTCGCCGGGCTCTCCGGCGGCGCAGACGACTACATGCACAAGCCGTTCGCGTTCGATGAGCTGCTGGCTCGCATCCGGCTGCGCCTGACCGCGCCCTCCGCGACGGAGTCGACCGTGCTCAAGGCCGGGGATCTCACCCTCGATCTGCGCACCCGGCGCGCGCGCATCGGAGACCTCGACGTGGAGCTCACCACCCGGGAGTTCACCCTGCTGGAGACGTTCCTGCGCCACCCCGACGAGGTGCTCACCCGGCAGCAGCTGCTCAGCAGGGTCTGGGAGTTCGACTTCGACCCCGGCTCCAACGTCGTGGACGTGTACATCCGCTACCTGCGGGGCAAGCTCGGCGCGGACCGCTTCGAGACGGTGCGCGGTGCCGGGTACCGGCTGCGCGCCAACATGTGA